TATATGGCTGGATCGttagtttcataaacaaaatataattatttcattcttttactcaatacaattttatgaaaatagagaGTACGTTTTCAACAAAGTTATAATTAAAACTTGATAAAAAACGATCACAATCCAAATCCACAAATGAAATATGCTGCAATTCAGTACATCACGATGATCCATTCATATACCTATTATATATCTCAGCAACCATCAGaaaccaacaaaagaaaagaaaagataaagataaagatcAACGGCACACTTCGATTGAAAAtggatttaataatattatctgTAACGCCCATTTGAAGAAGGGGATCAAGGACGCTCGTTCCCTACATCAACCTCCACTTCCCTTCTGTGGTCGTTCCTGTGGCAGTTGCAGGCAGCACAAGTAAGTGCTGCTGCTGTCCCTTCCTCCCCACTGGCCATGAACTCCCTGCAGCCATCAACCGCATAACCTCCGATGCTAGCTGCATGATTCTTTTGGCACTCCGCATATCTCACTGTCCGAACCGTGAGAGATGAAGTTGTGGAACCTTCGGATGGTTCTTGTCTTCTCAGGACGACCTGCCGCTTCCTCATCTTGTAATTAAGATCTTAATTCCTGATCTCTTTTTTCTTATCTAAAGTTTTTTGAACAGATGTTGGAAGTACTACTCTTTTGACTTATTTACTACTGATCATATCAGCCTGAGCAATGTGATGGCAGATCGAGACGCATACAGATAGAGAAAGACTAGAGAGCTTGGTGGTTATGGCCAAGTCCTAACTCCGCAATGTATATATAGCATGTAAATCTCTTTTATGGACTTAATTGACCTTTTTCACAAATAAAAGCACATGCAGTCCACGAGATGCTGTGGTTTTAGATAGAATTAATTGATCTTCCTAGACTATATATTCATTTTTGTAATTCGTTTCACCATGTAAAACCATAAAATTGTCTTCGTAAATAGACTGTCCAACCTTCTCATGTCTACTCGATAGTGCAAATGGAATGATTCCCGAACATAGAATCCAAACcctaaaaatgatgaaaaaagatTTGCTTTCCATCTAAAACAGTGACGGTAATTTTGCTTTGGAATGACCAGCTAAGAGACATTTTAAACCTAAAATATGGTGTGGCTCCCAACTGATGCCAAAAGGGCAGGTTTGTGGGGGTGCTTCCTCTACGATATGGTACCAGCAACAGTCGTTTAGCTTGACCTAAAAACGTGAGCATGATAGGTAAGCTTGCCTAACCTGTACGGTGAAACCATTACTGGCCTGCATCTTCGTTCACATGTAAGAGAATTGATCGATGTCGTGAAGAGAATTTTGCATTGTCCTTTCGCCGACGAAGGAATTCATTAAAAACTTGGGTCTGAGCTTTAACCacttttttctcttgtttccTTTTACTTTCTGTAGAAAAACCTAAAGATCGACATtctgttgataaaaaaaaagaaacacacaTCTCTCTCTATAAGTTTAagaacctatatatatatatatatatatatatatgcatggcgCGCCTAGCTACataattcctatatatatatatacgtgccAAGGGTAGACACTAAAGCAATATATGTgcgtgtaattttttttttccctataacTCCATGCCTGAGCTTTGTCTCAAATTAAGCTTACAATCTAATTGTCGCATATTCCAGATGTTGGGCAATATAACCACTTACAATATTAAATCTATTATCCAAGCCAATAACTAGAATGATTAAACAGGCAAACAATCAAAGCAAAACACAACAGATTTTTAAGTGGAAAAAACCCTCCAGTgtagagggaaaaaaagaaaaaaaagatcattGGGCACAACTCCGATCACATCCACTATTATAATATAGAGTTTACAATAACTCAAGTTTTCTCAACAAATTTGGAAATACAATAATGATCAATCTCTAAAAAATCAATAATCTCACCCAAACCACCACTTTGATAATGCCTGTGAGATCCCCACTTTGAATACCACAGCTCTATGGAGTAcccaaaacatttcattttttagAGAAATTATTCCCAATTTGTACTGTGTAAAGAAAATATCTGTGTGAAATCCACACCTAAAAGTTGGGCTATACAAAATTCCAAAAAACTGATCGGAACCAACTCAGACTGGCTGCCAGAAATCAGAACAGACCAAAACTGGAGTAGAACAGGTCGGCACACGGTGAAAATTATTCAAAACTGATATCCAGCGATTCGATCCCAGTTTGAACCCGGGCCGAACCACTGAACCAACCGATGGTTTAAATGtatctttttaaaaatcaaacatatatgAAATGACGTTGTTTCACTTAAATTGAagtgaaacgacgtcgttttaggacttagtatttgaaaaaaaatataacaggAACCGCGCCGTTTTAACTTTAGGTTCACACGGCGCACGttcctcttcttcctcatttctttttttcacttttagACTTTCAGCATTTCACATTTCTAAGTTTTgctgcccctctctctctctctctcacagcgCACGCAATCTTTGAAGATGACAGTTTCCTCCCCATTCACTGGCCAGTTTTGGTCGAGATTTACATCATTTCAGGGCATTGGTGTAGTTttggttttggacaaaaaaCCGCACCGATacgtcggttttcacccctgcccaaaagagaaaaaaatctattcttaATCCTGTTTtacttgtatttttattgagtgattttatttaaattattataattagttgtgacgcccccaaattccgtttggaatcggacgaacatttgaagcgtcgagacatgcaacacaaggttacctgcccccgttcatgacatataagatgcaatattcctaacatgcatctaacaatatgcaatattcacagcagataatttttttttctttagcaatactatgcaccaaattgaaaatatctcaaatgcttgaaacatacttcatacataaaaatccattgaacaactaagatcacaacactagtccaaaatggttatgatccaaaaagtactagagatacaactcaatcgtacaagtagtaatttacattaattactatattaacattgatgtcgcaccgtcgcgtagtcaactgtgtctagttgatcaactcctgattctccttcaggtcctgtaacaagatctaccatttgggggaaatggtagttgggactaccaaagtgagatttgattacaaatctcagtaagttaataaaaaacttccacacaaactaatgatgcatggatgacagtaaaagtataaatgcataatcaaattcataagtaattaaagtataacttggcgtataacatagcataattgacataacttaaattgaaacatgaactgaacttgacttgacatgaacttgatctgaaacttgacttagtatgaacttgctttgacacttgaattaacatgaaaaatacatactccacagttgttgtggccccatgtattctacgtgtaaatacatactccacagttgttgtggccccatgtattctacgtgtaaatacatactccacagttgttgtggccccatgtattctacacaaacttgacttaacatgaaaaatacatactccacagttgttgtggccacaTGTATTcgacgtgtaaatacatactccacagttgttgtggccccatgtattctacggaaacttattctttaactgcttaaatacatactccacagttgttgtggccccatgtattctacgaaaacttattctttaactgcttaaatatatactccacagttgttgtggccctatgtattctacgtgtcacaattgctgtgtctcatgtagtgtatgcatcataattgctgtgaccccatacataagtaatcaagatgaaacgtgactagaatacgaaaggactgaagccctaacgtaacataacgtgacttgaacataacttgaaatacatgaccaacttgagatagaaatatttcgtaacatggcataacatataatagacaacatatttaacatgacatacttgcaatagtgaatattatatgacttgacatacatgtaatatatggcatacttagcatgatgtacttaaaatgtacagtaatacatgacagaatatattatgtaacagataaaaactgatgacagaataaattttgtataacaaacaattacgtgatgacttggcatggcatgacatatattataacacacatacatacactgtagttcttttacttagcacacatatacaatagactgctagtaagttaaaagctaacttaccttgatctccgcgtttcttataaaaccttaagcgcgatcacgaggaactgtaattagtgattctaaaagttagcattaaatcactaataaattaaaatatgaaaaatactaacttaaagagtaaaatttctattttactatctgcatgtaggaaaatgaccgttttacccataacttaaggattttgcatactaagtCCAgatgtcaccaaaatttacatacctcatgtaaattttatcctcaattcaaatatcaatttagaaaaatttaaaactaatcacaattattaaaactccatagggccgaaattctcatatgctatttccattgatttttgttttctaacttgttttgatcaaccttttgatctatgacttataaatatgtgatcttcaaaccaaaccatcacatggtttaaaaagatgtcctaaaacatatataagcttctaattcaagatcacatggttagaaattaaccaaaatataaatttagccaagaatatccacactttggcttatctgaatatctctttgcataaaatttcatatctttgaaactaacatcaaatatcttcaaaataataatataacatgtatataaaatgCTTAGgattctccaataaaattatcaaaatcgttggaataggtttagaccaccaaagagttaaactttctcaaaacagaaactgtttttcctcttccagtttctaagtttctaaatctaaaaaaatatttcatcaaaacctttaatcatgcaaaactcttcaaccaatagtcatatatacatgttaacaatactccataaaaatttcggaccaatatctatccattagcttggtcaaaaactccaaattataacatattctccagtttatcttccagaatgacctttttatagtttacataatatttgactgactaaATGaatttcaaatgggacaaataatatatccacgtaaactagactaaaaaagaaacaacttatatgaaggagactttatgataaaataattacaaaagcttcgaaatgggcatgcaaaagaactcctaaaagctgtctgagagagtgtgtttgatattctcttaatggaaagtataaatgaaaataatttcgtggggaaaggtggctggagatacttatggatgagatatggaagagatgaggctggagtgagagttaagtgtaggactctcttacctgaagtgagagtggagtgtaggactctcttacccggagtgagagtggagtgtaggactctcttacttaataatatctacaaaaatcaattcaagatatttttacccaataatatctacgaaatt
This is a stretch of genomic DNA from Carya illinoinensis cultivar Pawnee chromosome 3, C.illinoinensisPawnee_v1, whole genome shotgun sequence. It encodes these proteins:
- the LOC122305705 gene encoding mini zinc finger protein 2-like, which produces MRKRQVVLRRQEPSEGSTTSSLTVRTVRYAECQKNHAASIGGYAVDGCREFMASGEEGTAAALTCAACNCHRNDHRREVEVDVGNERP